Below is a genomic region from Methylobacterium sp. FF17.
GCGCCAGGGCGAATCCGGCGGCAGCGGCTCGGTTTCGAAGACGTCGAGGCCGGCGCCCGCGATGGCGCCCGCCCGGAGCGCGGCGAGCAGGGCCGCTTCGTCGACGATCGCGGCGCGCGACGTGTTGATGAGGAGGGCATCGGGCCGCATCCGGCTCAAGGCACGCGCATCGATCAGGCCCCGCGTGCGGTCGCCGAGGACGAGGTGGATCGAGACGACGTCGCTCGCCTCCAGCAGCGCCTCCAGGGAGGGCGCCAGGGCGACGCCCTCCGCCTCCGCGCGCTCGGTCGTGAGGTTCCGGCTCCAGGCGCTGACCTGCATGCCGAAGGCCTGCGCGATCCGGGCGACGCGGGCGCCGGTCTTGCCGAGGCCGAGGAGGCCGAGGCGGCGGCCGGCGAGGTCCGTGCCGACGCTGCCCTGCCAGGGCCCGCCGGACCGCAGGGCCTGGACCTCGGGCACGAGGTGGCGGGCAAGCCCGAGGATCAGCGCGAAGGTGAGTTCCACCGGCGGCTCGGGGTGGCTCGCGGTGCCGCAGACCGTGACGCCGTGCGCCTTCGCGGCGGCGAGGTCGATCGACGCGTTGCGCATGCCGCTGGTGAGGAGGAGCTTCAGCCGCGGCAGGCGCGCGAACAACGCGGCCGGGAACGGCGTGCGCTCGCG
It encodes:
- a CDS encoding D-2-hydroxyacid dehydrogenase family protein; translated protein: MLTCAILDDYQGVGPTMADWSGLTDRLVLRDLRTTFATQDALVDAIRDCEIVVMMRERTPFPAALFARLPRLKLLLTSGMRNASIDLAAAKAHGVTVCGTASHPEPPVELTFALILGLARHLVPEVQALRSGGPWQGSVGTDLAGRRLGLLGLGKTGARVARIAQAFGMQVSAWSRNLTTERAEAEGVALAPSLEALLEASDVVSIHLVLGDRTRGLIDARALSRMRPDALLINTSRAAIVDEAALLAALRAGAIAGAGLDVFETEPLPPDSPWRTLPNVLATPHLGYVTERNYRTYFPEIVEDIGAFLDGAPIRVLT